From Paenibacillus sp. PvR098:
GCACTCCTCTACTTCAACAATGACGCCTAATTGAGGCACATCATTCCACAGCATCGCTTTTAACACTTCCTCGCTGCGTGTAATCCGCGCCCGGCCGTTAATCCTTAGCACTTCCTCCAGGCCCGGTATGATAAAAAGCATACCTGCATATGGATTATCCAATATGTTCAACAAGGAATCGACACGCCGGTTTCCCGGACGTTCCGGATAGATCAGATGCCGGTCGTCTATTACTTTGACGAAGCCCGGTTCGTCGCCGCGGGGCGATACATCGCATCTCCCGTCTTTATTGGCTGTTGAAAGAAAGAAAAGCGGGGACATCGATAAATAGTTTCGGACATGAGCATCGATTTGCGCAATGCTTTTCTTCACTACGGCTTCGTGGGGAGAACCTACTACATCTCTCAGCTCATCCCTATGGGTAATGATTCCTTGCGACCATAATTCATGGTTCATTCGTATCCCCCTCCTTATCTGCAAAGTATCTTTTTATCATCTACGGGTTGCCTCCAAGACTGCTCAATGAAGTCCGCAGGAATACTTCCTTCATCGTGTAATAAGAAGTCTTTAGTCGTTCATGGTACTGCGGCTGCTCCCAAGCTTTCCACACAAGCTCAACGAGCTCCCCCGCAAGCAGTCTTCCTTCGTTTACAGCCGGATAAGTAAAAGCGATATCGCCTTCCCCAAGTCCGGAATCCGCTTCCTTAGGCTTGTAGGTTACGACGGCAAACTTGAAACCTGTGACGATTTGCTTGGCTTTAAGACCGTCCTTCCATAAATCACCCATGACTTCATGCGTGCTCGGATCCTTTACATTCAG
This genomic window contains:
- a CDS encoding MSMEG_1061 family FMN-dependent PPOX-type flavoprotein; protein product: MNHELWSQGIITHRDELRDVVGSPHEAVVKKSIAQIDAHVRNYLSMSPLFFLSTANKDGRCDVSPRGDEPGFVKVIDDRHLIYPERPGNRRVDSLLNILDNPYAGMLFIIPGLEEVLRINGRARITRSEEVLKAMLWNDVPQLGVIVEVEECFIHCLRALKKSMIWEEEARPAKKDVPSMTEMFHAHLQMNGFTISK